The Patescibacteria group bacterium genome segment TTCAAGAAACATATGATGTTCAGGATTATATCGAATTCGTTCATCTTCTGCATCTTCCTTGTCCGCCGTAATAGGTGTGGAGGAGGGTTTCTCACCACCGGCTTCCTTGTATTCTTCTTCGTCCTCTATTATCCGCACCTGATTTTTATCAACAACAATTTTTACCTGATAAAACTCAGTTTTACCAGTGGTAATATCAAATGAAGCCCGGATGATCTGNNNNNNNNNNGGCATCCTCAATGAAAATATGTTTCTCAGGATCGCAACATACTCGCGTATCTTCTTCCTGGGTTTTTTCGCCCGTATCTTTTTCAGGTGTTTCTTCACTCTCTGTTTTCTTGGTAGCTTTTTTGATAGAGGAACTCTCTTCCGGAGATTTTTCCAGAGTAACTTCTTCTTCTATACGCACTTTACTCTCATCAACTACTTTCATTACCTGGAAAAATTCCACATCGCCAATATCATTATTAAATACCGCTCTGATTATCTGTCCTCTTTTTCCATACTCTCTCTTGTATGCGGTCGCAAGAGCAATCTCGATTGCTTCGAGCACTTTTGCGCGTGGGATACCACGCTCTTCTTCAAGCTGATCAAGTACTGAATGAATTACTTTTAAATCAAACATGATATATTTTTAATGAATGTAATGAATATAAAAACCATCACTCTGTTAGATGCGGTTTTGTCGCTCTCGCTTTGCGGGGTTTAACAGAGTCAGAAAAATATACTTGTCTTACTCGTTATTTTTCTAAAAAAATGTGCCCGCTTGATAGCGGACATTAACATCAGTGCAATTGAGTATACATTAAACACCCTTATTGTCAAATGTAGCACTTATGTTGAGAAAAACGCTAGAGATACGCTTTTGTTTTGTTATACTATGAGTAAGAAAGAAGAAAACAATGCGTGTTGCGCTTGTCTTATAATTTTTTTTTACTGTGCGTGTTCAAGAGAAACAATTAAAAGATTTTATTCTCAATTCCGGTCTTGTTTCCAAGAAACAATTTGAAAAAGCCAAGGAAGAGGCGGAAAAGAGCAAAAAAGATATTGACGAAGTGCTTGTTAGTAGTGGCGACATAAGTGAAAATGATTTACGCCGTATGCAAGCATACATTTTGGGTATTCCGTTTGTCAGCCTCAAAGACCAAAAGATTGATTTTGAAGTACTCTCAATGATTCCTGAGCCAATAGCACGGAACAATAACATAGTCGCATATAAGAAAACCAATGAAGGGCTTGAAGTGGCAATGCTTGATACAGTAAATATTGCCGCCATTGATTTTATAAAGAAAAAGGTGGGACTCAAAATCCTACCGCGACTCACTGACACTGAGTCAATAAAAGAAGTATTACTCCAATATCAAAAGACGCTCAAGGCTGAATTTGGCGATATAATTGAAAAAGAATCTGAATCTCTTGTTACACTTCCTGATGAGAAAAAAGGAAAAGAAGCTTCTGAAAGTGATTTAAAAAAACTTGCTGAAGATCTACCTGTCGTACGTGTTGTGGACGCTCTTATCAAGCATGCGATTATTCAAAATGCTTCAGATATTCATATTGAGCCAATGGAAAACGAAGTGTTGGTCAGGTATCGTATAGACGGAATACTTCATGATGCAATGACCTTGCCCAAAAACTCAGCTGCAAGCATCATTGCCCGTATTAAGGTGCTCTCTAATCTGAAACTTGATGAAAAGCGGCTTCCGCAGGATGGTCGTTTCAAAGTTGAGGTAAATAAGGAAAAAGTGTCGTTTCGAGTTTCAATTTTACCGACATACTTTGGCGAGAAGGCAGTAATGCGCTTGCTGAAAGAAAATGTATCGGGGTTTACACTTGAGGGATTAGGTTTTCATGGAGAAACTCTTGAGCGGATCCACAAGGCAACCAAACAAAGAACCGGTATGATTCTAACCACTGGCCCGACAGGATCTGGCAAAACCACAACGCTCTACACTACGCTCGACATTTTAAATACTCCCGGAGTTAATATCTCAACGATTGAAGATCCAATTGAGTATCAGATGCCAAGAATCAATCAAACACAAGTTCGGGCGGATATTGGCTTTAGTTTTGCTCAAGGATTGCGCTCTTTGGTCAGACAAGACCCGGACATCATAATGGTTGGGGAGATTCGTGATAATGAAACAGCGGCACTTGCCATTAATGCGGCACTCACTGGGCATTTGGTATTCTCAACACTCCACACCAACTCATCGTCCGGCGCAGTACCACGACTTCTTGACATGGACGCAGAGCCGTTTTTGCTCGTGTCAACTATAAATGTCATTATTGGACAAAGACTCGTTCGTCGTTTATGTGAACAAAAAGAAGAATACTTTCTTTCTGAATCGGAAATAAATCAGCTTAAAAAAACGGTTGATCTTGACAGAATTCTCGTTGAGCTTGAAAAGGAGAATGTTGTGAAAAAAGGAACATTGTGGAGTAAAATTCACTTTTATAAAGCAAAACCTTCAAGTGAGTGTGAAGACGGATACTCTGGGCGAGTGGGCATTCACGAAGTGCTTGAAATGACTTCCACCATCAAGGAGTTAATCATGAAGGGTGCTACTGCCGAAGACATAGAGAAACAAGCAAAGAGTGAAGGAATGCTCACCATGATAGAGGATGGTATTTTCAAAGCGGTACAAGGTGTCACTACAATTGAGGAAGTGCTCAGAGTAGTATCTGAATAGGGATTTTGAAATTATGCCAACATTTAAATACATTGCAAAGCGAAAAGATGGAGAGCAGTATGAAGACACAATCGAAGCGACGGATCGTTTTAGTGTATACAACGAAGTGCGCAAGGAAGGCAATACTATTATTTCAGTGACTGAAGCCAAGGGGAGCTCTATATTTAAAGCTAAACTCTCTAGTATCAATAATATCTTCAGCACTGTAAAAACCACAGAAAAGATTTCATTTGCTAAAAATCTCTCGGCAATGATAAAGGCCGGACTCGCTCTCTCTCGTGCTCTCGACGTGATAGAGCGGCAGACACACAATAAAACATTCCAAAAAGTCGTTACCGGACTCAATAACGATATTAAAAAAGGAAAGGCTTTACACCAAGCCATGGAAGCGCATCCTAAAGTGTTCTCAAAACTTTTTGTTTCGATGACAAAAGCGGGGGAAGAGAGTGGCGGGTTGGCTGAAGCGCTTCTCACTATTGCGTCTCAAGTTGAGCGTGCGTATACATTAAGACGGAAGGTTCGCAGTGCGCTCATCTACCCAACAATTATAATAATCGCAATGGTAGGCATTGGAATACTGATGCTTATCTATGTTGTACCTACCCTTGTCGAGACATTTGAAGAACTTGGAGCGGAACTGCCCAAAAGCACACAGGCGATTATATCGATTAGCAATTTTATTACGAACAATACTGTTATCTTTCTAATATTTCTTGTGGGCACTATAGTTGCAGTATGGTTTGGTATTAGAACCAAGCGAGGAAAACGAGCTCTTGATTATACAGTGCTACACATCCCCATTATTTCTGTCATAGTAAAAGAAGTAAATGCAGCGCGCACCTCACGCGCACTCTCATCTCTACTCTCCTCAGGTGTTGATGTAATCACAGCAATTTCCATTACGAGCGAAGTTGTTCAAAATTCATATTACAAGGCAGTACTCACCTCAGCAATAGCTAGGGTGCAAAAGGGAGACCCACTCTCCGACGTGTTTAAGGAAAACGAAAATATCTACCCGATATTGGTTGGTGAGATGATGGCTGTTGGGGAAGAGACGGGCCAACTCTCGGTCATGCTTGAGGACATTGCTGAGTTTTATGAAGGGGAGGTTTCGCAGAAGACTTCAGATCTTTCCACAGTTATTGAGCCATTTCTGATGATTTTTATCGGAATTGTAGTTGGATTTTTTGCTGTTTCAATGATTGCACCAATATATTCCATTTCAGAAAGCATATAATGAACTTTTCACAACAGAGAGGCTTTACACTTATAGAGATACTGGTAGTTATAACAATTCTTGTAACGCTTTCTGCTGTTTCCGTGACTGTCTTTTCTAAATTCAGCACATCACGAGCTCTCACCGGTTCTGTACAAACTGTTTTATCGATACTCGATGATGCTCGCACACTAACTCTTGCCTCGAAAGATGGTTACCAATATGGCGTGCACTTTGAAACTACAAAAGTAGTACTGTTTAAAGGAACGGTATACTCATCATCTGATTCGGACAATGATATTACAGTACTACAAACTACCGTTGAGATTTCAAATATTACACTTACCGGCAGCGGAAGTGATGTTGTTTTTAGTAGGCTGACTGGTAAAACAGCTCAAAATGGCACAGTGAGACTTTCCTTGGTGTCGGATTCAACCAGTTCAAGTACGATTAATATACAAACTACTGGAATTGCTGAGGTTAATTAAAATATAATGAAGTGTATTTACAAAACACATGCCCGAAATAGAAACCAAGGATTTGGAATGCTGGAAGTTTTGGTGGGAACCGCAATAGTATCTCTTGCGCTCATCGGTCTTGTAACCGCGTTTAATCTGTATTTGCAGGCCGGTTTTGCAAATACCCCTAAAGTAAAAGCGGTATATCTTCTCGAAGAAGGAATAGAAGCGGTTCGATTTCTGCGTGATAATGGTTGGACTTCTAATATAACAAGTCTCACAACCGGCGCCCAGTACTATCTAGAATTTACCGGTTCCACTTGGAAATCGACCACAACACCGGAGAGCATAGATGGTGTCTACCAACGCACATTTAGACTCGATGATGCGTATAGAAAGACTTCAAATAGCGACATAATAGCGAGCACCTCTCCAGATGTCAAAGCAATTGATCCGCAAGCGCGAGAGGTTATTGTTCGCGTTTCGTGGGGTGACGGAAATGTTATCGAAATGACCACTTACATTACCAATTTATTTGAGTAAGTATGAAGATTTTTAGGCACAGTACAAATAGGGGATTCACACTTATAGAGATGCTAGTGTACATATCAATTTTAGCGGTGATGACAGTTATCATTATTACAGTTACCCTTTCACAATCTCAAGCGTACGCAGATTTCAAAGTAACACGAAATGTATATACATCGGCATCCGCTTCACTTGAGCGGATGGTTCGCGAAATTAGAGCGGCAGATAGCATAATAATAGGAAGTAGCTCACTTGATTCACATCCCGGCATATTGACGCTTCAGAAAACCGGAACCTCTGGGACTGAAACGGTTCAATTTTATCTTGAGAGCAATACACTTAAAGTACAGGAGAACAGTTCTCCAGAAGGTGCGTTGACCAGAAAAGAAGTTTCGGTCACCAATCTTGTATTCAGACAAGTTATTGCTATGTCGTCGGAAGGTGTTCATATAGAAATGACTCTGAGTAGCATTCAAGGGAACAGCTCAAAGACAGAGCAGTTTAGTACTTTTGTAATTATGAGAAATTCATATTGATTGCATGAATACGTATACTACAGATTCAAATACGCATAACAAAGCTAATTTTCAATCTGGGCAGGCAGTGCTTATCGCTGTTTTATTTTTTTTGGCAAGTAGTCTTATTATTGTGAGTGGAATATCATCTCCAGTCTTGCGTGACATTGCATCGATCAATACGATGCTCAAATCAAAACAGAGCTATTTTCTCGCAGAAGGTGGTGTTGAAGAAGCGGTGTATAGGATAAAAAAAGGAATACAAATTGATCCACTTGAGACTATTGTATACGGAGGCGGGACATCGGTTACCATTATTGCCGACATTAGTAATGATGAAAAGAGAATTACCGCCACTGGAGACATACTTTCATTTCTACGAAATGCAGAAATTGAATTGTCCACCTCAGTTGGAATTGATTTCTTCTATGGATCACAAGCCGGTGATGGCGGTATCATTATGGAGGAAAACAGCAGAATTGAAGGAGTTGGGGGGCAGCCGGGCAATATTTACTCAAATGGACCGGTTGTGGGAGGCAACGGAGCAACTATCACAGGTGACGCAACGGTGGCAACTCTGGTAACAGAGAGTAATCAGGATCGCTCGCTCGTTTGCAATCAGGACAAGGTTGCAGGACAAGCCGACCCGACAATTGATTTTGCTCAAAGCTTTAATGCTTCAGATTCAAAACCAATCGCAAAGATAAGTCTCTACATAAAAAAAGTAGGATCACCGGCAAGTAGGAGTGTGCACATAGTCGCAGATAATTTCGGATCTCCATCGTCAGTATCACTATTCGAAGGAACGCTACTTTCAAGTTTGGTAGGCGACGAGTACTCATGGATAGATGTGACCTTTCCTACTCCTGCAATACTTACCAGCGGCACTACTTACTGGATTGTGCTTGATGCGAGGAAAGATCAAAACAGATATTGGGTATGGTGCTCTGACAGCAACAATGGATATGGTGACGGTGTTGGCAAGTACAGTGCCAACTGGACAGATGGCTCATGGACAAGCATTATCGGTGACCTCACCTTTAGAGTGTTTTTCGGTGAAGGAATAAACGCAATTGACAATGTTGATGTAACCGGAACTGCAAAAGCAAATACCATTTTAAATAGTACCATTGGAGGTGATGCATATTATCAGTCTCTTATCAATACAACGGTAAGCGGCACCTCTTATCCTGGGAGCCCTGATCCATCGCCGATTAATCTTCCGATATCGCAAGCCATTATTGACCAGTGGAAAAAAGACGCCGGCTGTGGAGAGCAACCACCTGTGTCGCCATGTCTTTACAGCGGAGACTATATTGTTACCGAAGATACAACACTCGGCCCGCTCACCATTACCGGTGATTTGGATATGACGAGTGTTAAAAAGACTCTCACCATAACTGGCGTTGTGTATGTGAAAGGTAATATTGATATAAGTAATGGGTCGTCGGTCCGTTGTGACACATCGTTTGGAGATAAAAGCTGTGTGGTTCTTACAGATAGTTGGGTTCATGTCAGCAACAACGGTGTGTTCCAAGGTTCAGGACAGACAGGAAGTCATATAATGTTCTTAAGCACACTTGCATGTGATGGTTCAAGTTTCTCGCCGCCGTGTGATGAATCACATCACAATGGAGCGATAGATTTACATAACAATGCCTCTGGCGCGATATTTTATGCGTCTGATGGTTTGGTTGTCCTTCATAATGGCGTAAGTGTAACTGAGGTTACCGGATACAAAATTCAACTTAAGCAAAATGCCGTTGTTACTTATGAAGAGGGCCTTATCAACTCATCATTCTCATCTGGTCCGGGCGGTTCATGGAATATCAGCAGTTGGAAAGAGGTTGAGTAATTTTGTGCTACAATTCATTTTATGAAAAAGCGTAATGTGTTGATTGTGGCAAATTGGAAAATGAACCCACAAACGCTCTCTAAAGCTGAGAAGCTATTCTCTGATATACAAAAAACGGCAAGCAGACTGCAGAATGTACAAACGGTTATATGCCCACCCATTGCTTTTTTGGGGGAACTTTTGCATTTATATTCGGGACAGAAGATACTATTTGGCGTGCAGGATGTGTTTTGGCAGGACGAAGGTTCGTATACCGGTTATATCGGCTCTGCCATGATAAAGAATATGGGTGCAGAGTATGTAATCCTCGGACATTCTGAACGCAGAAAATTGGGGGAAGATAACGAAACAATAAACAAAAAAGTTCTCTCAGCGCTTACTGAGAAATTAAAAATCGTTCTTTGTGTTGGGGAAAAAGAGAGGGATGTACACGGAGAATATCTAACATTTCTAAGAGAAGAATTACAAAGCGCCTTTGAGAATGTTCCTATACAGATGCTCAAAAATATAGTAATAGCATACGAGCCTATTTGGACAATCGGAAGGGAGGCAGACGACGCGATGGATCCGCAAGAGGTACACGAGATGGTAATTTTTATACGAAAAACACTTGCTGAAATATACGACGCAAATACCGCTCAGCGTGTACCGGTGCTCTATGGTGGTTCTGTTGAACCTTCAAATGCATCGGTGCTTCTCGAAAGGGGTGAAATAAATGGCTTTTTAATCGGGCATGCAAGTCTTGTACCGCAAGATTTCAATGAAATTCTATCTATTGCAAGTAAAAGAAACTGATTGTGGAGCTACCAGACGTACGAAATGTAAAAGATCTTAAAGGGAAAAAAGTACTTCTTCGCACTGATTTAAATGTACTCATTTCAGATGGAAAAGTGGGAGATGATTTTCGTCTCACAAAAGCTCTTGAGACGATAACATTTTTACAAAAGGCGGGAGCAAAAATAATTCTCATATCTCACATCGGCAAAGAAGAAGATGCGCAGTCACTCAAACCAGTATACGAATGGTTCAAAAAACACATAACCCTTTTGTTTGTCGGAGCGGTAACGGGTGCTTTTGTAGAGAAAGCGGTAAAAAATTTGAAAGATGGAGACATTATTATGCTTGAAAACGTACGAACAGAGCAAGGTGAATGCATAAACGATATTTCTTTTTCAAAAAAGCTTGCGTCTGTGGCCGATATATATGTTAATGACGCGTTTTCAGCATCACATCGAAAACATGCTTCAATAGTTGGGCTTCCTCAATTTTTACCGAGTTATATAGGAGTGTTGTTCCAAAAGGAATTAAGCGAACTATCTCGTACTTTTAAGCCCGAAAGCCCATCACTTCTTATTTTGGGCGGTGCAAAAATTAAAACAAAACTCCCACTGATAAAGAAATTTCTAAACATATATGATAACGTGTTCGTCGGAGGTGTGCTTGCAAACGCTTTTTTTAAAGCTCGTGGATGGAACACTGGACTTTCAGAGACTGGAGAAGCAGATATGGGAGCAGCGGAGTTGCTCAGTAATGAGAAACTGGTACTTCCTGTTGATGTTGTTGTAAAAGAGGGCGATAATTCTGCTATAAAAAGTCCCAATTCAATAAATGACATGGAAAAAATAGTTGATGCAGGTCCGAAAACAATAGAGCAAATAAAAGACATAGTAGAGAGTGCGCGATTCATAACGTGGAACGGACCTCTTGGTGAATATGAGTATGGTTTTTCTGAACAAACCCGCGAGCTTGCAAAAGTTATTGCACATTCCAATGCTCAGACCATAGTCGGTGGAGGAGACACCATTGCCGCGATTGCAAAACTTAATCTTGGAGATAAATTTTCATTCGTTTCCACTGCTGGTGGAGCAATGCTCGTCTTTTTACTTGAGGGCACACTGGTGGGTATCGATGCTTTGAAAAAATAGTAAAAGAAAATAGACACTAAATGGACTATATTACTATACATAATTATTTCTAAATTATATACTGTATAAAAGAAGTTATAAGTATAATAAAAACTTATGAAAAAAATATTTTTATCTCTACTAATTATTTCTTTCGTATTTACTGGAACTGTGTCAGCGAATTCGATAACTCTGCCTGAGCCGGGTATATTGCCGGGACACCCATTTTACTTTTTGAAAATCTTATCAGAGGGTGTTGGTACGCTGTTTGCACTAGGTATTGCCGCGAAAGCGGATAGGTTCCTCTATTTGTCAGAGAAACGATTGGCGGAAGCCCTCGAACTTGCAGAAAGCAATATGCCAGAAGATGCCGAGAAAGCAATAAAGCGGTACCAAAAAAATATTGAAAAAGCTGAAGCAAAAGCACGAGAAGCAAGGGAAAGAGGGTTAAGTGCAGACGAAGTGTTTGAGAAGGTAAGCACTGCAATGCTACAGCATCAAGAAGTGCTTGCTATTGTGTATAAAAAAGTGCCGGATGAGGCACGCGAAGCTGTTACAAGAGCAATAAACGCCAGTATTGTAGGTCATGAAGAAGCACTCAAGGCAATTTCAGGAGAAAATGAAGATGAAGTGCGCACTCGTATAGAAGAAGAGAGAGTGGAGAAAGAGCAAACGTTTATTCAGCTGAGAAGAGAAGGAATACCTATTCCAAAGACTCCTACGAGATGGGAGGTTGAGTTTTCAATCAAAGAAGAAAACAATCGCAATCAGAGAGAAAATTTTAGACGATAAAAAACCGCACAACTTCCGCACTAGTGCGGAAGTTGTGCTTTAATTTGTTTCAAAATTTCTTTTTCTTCTCCCTCTTTGTATGGCTCACCTCTCCAGAGCTTGAGTCCATCGTTGTCATATCGGGGGATGATGTGCATGTGCGTATGGAATACTACCTGACCGGAAACAGATCCATTGTTCATATGAATATTAATTCCTTGGGCACCCATTACTTTTTCTATAACTGACGAGAGTAGCTTTGCTGTGGTAATGATGTTGCACATCACGCGTTCCGGTGTGTCATGAATATTCTGGTAATGTTCTTTGGGTACCACGAGTGTGTGTCCTTTTGTTGTGGGTAGAATATCAAGAAACGCAAACACATGCTCATTCTCATACATCCTGTCAGCCGGAATGTCTCCGGCAATTATTTTGCAAAATAAACACTCATTCATATCACAGTATATTGTATGATAAAATGATGAAAATGAAAAAGTATTCCATCAAAGAACCGATTCCGACCAAAGTCAAAGATAGTTTAAGCGCATATCCCAAACTTATGCAGGAGCTTTTGTTTCGACGTGGTATTAAAACTTCAGAGGATGCAGATGAATTTTTAAATCCCGATTACGAAAAACATATTCACGATCCATTCTTAATAAAAGACATGGACATAGCAGTCAAGAGAATTCTATCTGCAATCAGAGACAATGAAAAAATAGTCATCTACAGTGACTATGATTGTGATGGCATTCCTGGGGGTGTTATTCTACACGATTTTTTCAAAAAAATAGAACATAAACATGTCAGTAATTATATTCCCCACAGGCATGATGAAGGATATAGTCTCAATATCAATGCGATAAAAATGTTCTCGAAAGAAAATGTAAAGCTCATAATTACAGTTGATTGTGGGATTACTGATGTAAAAGAAGTTGAGGAAGCAAACAGCCTTGGGATAGATGTCATTATTACAGATCACCATCTTCCCACCAAGAAACTTCCCAAAGCCCACGCAATTTTAAATTCAAAACAGGAAGATGATAATTATCCCTATGATATGCTCTGTGGGGCAGGGGTAGCGTTTAAGTTGGTGCAGGGGCTTATTGCAAAGGGTGATTTTGGTATCACTCCCGGATGGGAGAAATGGCTTCTTGATATGGCGGGGCTTTCAACCATTGCTGACATTGTACCTCTAACGGGAGAAAATAGGGTGATTGCGTATTATGGTCTTAAAGTGTTTCGCAAATCTCCTCGTCCTGGTGTGCAGGAGTTGTGTCGAAAGGCAAAAATACGTTTACATAACATTACCGAAGACGATATAGGTTTTATGGTTGCTCCACGCATCAATGCAGCATCACGCATGGGCAAACCTATGGAGGCATTTTATCTTTTATCAACCGATGACCGGGAAGTTGCGATGAATTTAAGTGAATATCTAAATAAACTAAATGACGAACGAAAAGGAATAGTCGCTTCAATAGTAAAAGAAATACGGAAGAGAATTTCAAAAAGAGCCGATATAAAAAAAGTTATTGTTATTGGGGATTTAAAATGGAAGCCTGCGTTGCTTGGGCTTGTTGCGCATATACTTATGGAGGAATATGGGAGACCCATATGCATTTGGGGGAAAGAAAGCGATGAAATAATCAAAGGCTCATGTCGTTCTACAGGGGATGTAAATCTTGTAGACATGATGGCTCATCAAAGCGATTTCTTTTTGGATTATGGCGGGCATCCGTTTTCCAGTGGTTTTTCAGTCTCACGAAAAAATGCTCACAAACTTGAAGAAGTGCTTATAGCTTCGTATCTTGAAACAAAAATAGATACAACTCAGACAAATGAACTTATGATTGATAAGCAAATGTCTCTTGAGGATGTGTCGTGGCAGACGTACAGTATCATTGAAAAACTGGCACCGTTTGGATTAGGCAATCCAAAACCGATTTTCCTGTTTAAAAATATTTATATTGAAAATACAAAGCAATTTGGAAAAGAAAAAAATCATATGCAAATTGACTTTTTAAAAGACAATGGAAAGAAAGTTTCGGCTATAGGTTTTTTTACTAAACCAGAGCAGTTTAAGAAGGATATATCTGAAGGAAAAACAATAGATCTCGTTGCCACAATGGAGAAATCAATGTTTAGAAATTTTCCCGAATTGCGCTTGCGAATTGTAGATATACTATAGGTTGCATACGATAGACAATGAAGTAAAGAAGCAGTGGAGTAAAAAGGCAAATGGTGTATTTCGTAGGCATATTTCATACATAATGCTCTCATGCTCTGTATGCTTCCAATACTTTGTATGCCTCGATACATTCTCATATTCTTGAGAATATGAGAATGTATCATTAAATTAAACAAGGCAAGGTGTTGGGATATTTGCTGAGAGTTGACAGACAACAGCTTTAATTTTAGTATCTGCTCAGCTAAAGTTATTTCATTCAATCAAATATTGGAGGTTTAAGATGGAAAGATTATTTTATTTCTACTCTCTCGCCCTTGTCGTGGTGGTAATGTGCGGAATGTTTTTCATTGAGATCGGGATGGGTGTAAAACTAGAGGGGTACAAAATAGTAACGGTAACTACAATCGTGACGGTGTTTATAGCCATCGTTGTGACCGTTATCTCACACGCGCTTACATTTGACTCCTCAAATCACGATGGTGACTCATCTTTTCTAAAAATGATACTTTTCATGCCCATAGCTCCAATTACCATATACTTTTCTTTTTCCACGTACTTTGTTGGTGGCCACCCTCATCATGGAATCAGTATTGCGCTATTTGGAGTTGTAGTGCTTATTATTCTTGGTCGTATTAATAAAAAATGGCCCTTCCTATTAAACAAACGAATCAAATCGTTGGTTTAAGAAATTATCTTCAAGCCCCAACCGAAAAAGGTGGGGCTTTATTTTTATGTTACTATTTTGAAATGAAGAGTATAACTATTTTTACAGACGGTGGAGCAAGAGGCAATCCTGGTCCGGCTGGTGCTGGTGCTCTGATAATTGGTGAAAATAACAAAGTTCTCAAGAAGGTTTCAAAGTTTCTCGGAGAGAGGACAAACAACTGGGCGGAGTATGAAGCGGTTATTCTAGGATTACAGGAGCTCAAAAAATTAATCCCTGAAAAAGAGCGAAAAAATACCTCAGTTGAAATTAAACTCGACAGCGAACTTATTGTCAG includes the following:
- a CDS encoding type II/IV secretion system protein is translated as MRVQEKQLKDFILNSGLVSKKQFEKAKEEAEKSKKDIDEVLVSSGDISENDLRRMQAYILGIPFVSLKDQKIDFEVLSMIPEPIARNNNIVAYKKTNEGLEVAMLDTVNIAAIDFIKKKVGLKILPRLTDTESIKEVLLQYQKTLKAEFGDIIEKESESLVTLPDEKKGKEASESDLKKLAEDLPVVRVVDALIKHAIIQNASDIHIEPMENEVLVRYRIDGILHDAMTLPKNSAASIIARIKVLSNLKLDEKRLPQDGRFKVEVNKEKVSFRVSILPTYFGEKAVMRLLKENVSGFTLEGLGFHGETLERIHKATKQRTGMILTTGPTGSGKTTTLYTTLDILNTPGVNISTIEDPIEYQMPRINQTQVRADIGFSFAQGLRSLVRQDPDIIMVGEIRDNETAALAINAALTGHLVFSTLHTNSSSGAVPRLLDMDAEPFLLVSTINVIIGQRLVRRLCEQKEEYFLSESEINQLKKTVDLDRILVELEKENVVKKGTLWSKIHFYKAKPSSECEDGYSGRVGIHEVLEMTSTIKELIMKGATAEDIEKQAKSEGMLTMIEDGIFKAVQGVTTIEEVLRVVSE
- a CDS encoding type II secretion system F family protein; protein product: MPTFKYIAKRKDGEQYEDTIEATDRFSVYNEVRKEGNTIISVTEAKGSSIFKAKLSSINNIFSTVKTTEKISFAKNLSAMIKAGLALSRALDVIERQTHNKTFQKVVTGLNNDIKKGKALHQAMEAHPKVFSKLFVSMTKAGEESGGLAEALLTIASQVERAYTLRRKVRSALIYPTIIIIAMVGIGILMLIYVVPTLVETFEELGAELPKSTQAIISISNFITNNTVIFLIFLVGTIVAVWFGIRTKRGKRALDYTVLHIPIISVIVKEVNAARTSRALSSLLSSGVDVITAISITSEVVQNSYYKAVLTSAIARVQKGDPLSDVFKENENIYPILVGEMMAVGEETGQLSVMLEDIAEFYEGEVSQKTSDLSTVIEPFLMIFIGIVVGFFAVSMIAPIYSISESI
- a CDS encoding type II secretion system protein; the encoded protein is MNFSQQRGFTLIEILVVITILVTLSAVSVTVFSKFSTSRALTGSVQTVLSILDDARTLTLASKDGYQYGVHFETTKVVLFKGTVYSSSDSDNDITVLQTTVEISNITLTGSGSDVVFSRLTGKTAQNGTVRLSLVSDSTSSSTINIQTTGIAEVN
- a CDS encoding prepilin-type N-terminal cleavage/methylation domain-containing protein produces the protein MKCIYKTHARNRNQGFGMLEVLVGTAIVSLALIGLVTAFNLYLQAGFANTPKVKAVYLLEEGIEAVRFLRDNGWTSNITSLTTGAQYYLEFTGSTWKSTTTPESIDGVYQRTFRLDDAYRKTSNSDIIASTSPDVKAIDPQAREVIVRVSWGDGNVIEMTTYITNLFE
- a CDS encoding type II secretion system protein, whose translation is MKIFRHSTNRGFTLIEMLVYISILAVMTVIIITVTLSQSQAYADFKVTRNVYTSASASLERMVREIRAADSIIIGSSSLDSHPGILTLQKTGTSGTETVQFYLESNTLKVQENSSPEGALTRKEVSVTNLVFRQVIAMSSEGVHIEMTLSSIQGNSSKTEQFSTFVIMRNSY
- a CDS encoding triose-phosphate isomerase, which codes for MKKRNVLIVANWKMNPQTLSKAEKLFSDIQKTASRLQNVQTVICPPIAFLGELLHLYSGQKILFGVQDVFWQDEGSYTGYIGSAMIKNMGAEYVILGHSERRKLGEDNETINKKVLSALTEKLKIVLCVGEKERDVHGEYLTFLREELQSAFENVPIQMLKNIVIAYEPIWTIGREADDAMDPQEVHEMVIFIRKTLAEIYDANTAQRVPVLYGGSVEPSNASVLLERGEINGFLIGHASLVPQDFNEILSIASKRN
- a CDS encoding phosphoglycerate kinase; translation: MELPDVRNVKDLKGKKVLLRTDLNVLISDGKVGDDFRLTKALETITFLQKAGAKIILISHIGKEEDAQSLKPVYEWFKKHITLLFVGAVTGAFVEKAVKNLKDGDIIMLENVRTEQGECINDISFSKKLASVADIYVNDAFSASHRKHASIVGLPQFLPSYIGVLFQKELSELSRTFKPESPSLLILGGAKIKTKLPLIKKFLNIYDNVFVGGVLANAFFKARGWNTGLSETGEADMGAAELLSNEKLVLPVDVVVKEGDNSAIKSPNSINDMEKIVDAGPKTIEQIKDIVESARFITWNGPLGEYEYGFSEQTRELAKVIAHSNAQTIVGGGDTIAAIAKLNLGDKFSFVSTAGGAMLVFLLEGTLVGIDALKK
- a CDS encoding HIT family protein, with the protein product MNECLFCKIIAGDIPADRMYENEHVFAFLDILPTTKGHTLVVPKEHYQNIHDTPERVMCNIITTAKLLSSVIEKVMGAQGINIHMNNGSVSGQVVFHTHMHIIPRYDNDGLKLWRGEPYKEGEEKEILKQIKAQLPH